ATAGGTCTGTGGGAGGTATGAGAGCTTCTATTTATAATGCTATGCCTTTGTCTGGTGTTGAGAAGCTTGTTGCTTTCATGAAAGATTTTCAGGCTAAGCATGCCTAagtttatttgtgtttctttctttttgttttgcatTTTGGCTATGTTGGTTGGGTGATATTGTGATAAGCTGATGCTTATGATTTGCTTCTAGTAATAATGTATCAAATTCTTGCTCACGTTTGGTAACAACAAAGATCTCGTAATCTCTTTTATAACACCTCCTTTTTCTGCAACTCTTGTTAGTTTATGCTTTTACAAGAACCAAAACGCAGGTTTAGATACCAAACTTAactcagttaaaaaaaaaacaaaacagagttcACTGTAAGAGTGGTATTGTCCCTTTGTAAGTAAAAGCACATTCTGAAAGATGTCTGTAGTAGCATCTGCATACTCAACCAAGTAGCATTCAGTTCACAACTAAATCCTGAGTTATGGACAACAAAGGCAGAGTACTATTGTGAGAATCAAGACTCACCATGTTCCATTGTCAAATTGTTCTTTTTGTGTATATGTTTTCCTTCTCGTGATAATCGTACGAATTATAGACCCACTCTACATATTTAAAGACATTGtttagtgaaaaaaaaaacatatttgattATACAATTATAATCGTACCCTGGAACTaaagtgttccaaaaaaaaagattatacaattataaatacaaaagttAATTATTTGTCATATTGTTGACTTTTTCTTGTTAAACTAAGTTTTTAACTGTTAAAATGAAGGGAAATGAATAAAAAAGGTAACAAAGAGGCAGAAAAGAAATCAAAATTCTGAACGCTGCATGCAATCGCCGAGAACGAGAAACATCAACATACGTCGAATCGTAGCTTTGATCCCATAACTTAGCTAAATCCACCACCAATGGCTAAGAGATCCGTTTCGATCCTCACCCGCCTCCTAACGAATCCATCTTCTCCATTCACCGCACCCACCCGATCCATCACCTACATGCCCCGTCCCGGCGACGGAGCCCCACGGACCGTAACCCTCATCCCCGGCGACGGGATCGGACCTTTAGTGACCGGTGCGGTGGAACAGGTCTTCGAAGCGATGCACGCGCCGGTGCATTTCGAGAGGTACGAGGTTCGTGGACACATGAGGAAAGTCCCCGAGGAAGTGATGGAATCCGTGAAGAGGAACAAGGTTTGTCTGAAAGGTGGGTTGGCGACTCCCGTTGGCGGAGGTGTCAGCTCATTGAACATGCAGTTGAGGAAAGAGCTCGACATCTTCGCTTCTCTCGTCAACTGCATCAACGTCCCTGGGTTAGTGACGAGGCACGAGAAGGTGGATATCGTTGTGATTAGGGAGAACACGGAAGGAGAGTACGCGGGTCTCGAGCACGAGGTTGTTCCTGGTGTTGTTGAAAGTCTTAAGGTATCAAAGTTTCACATCTTTTATTGGGAATCGTTTgcaaattgaattattttgaacCAAACAGTAGTAGCCAAGTGGTAAGAGTAACTCCGTGTTAGATTTTTACCATGTTTTAGAGTCTCCGGACTGATATGGGACCATGTTTTAGAGTACCATGTTTTAGAGTTTCCGGactatttattacttttatttaGACTCTAAAACATGGTCCCATATTCGTCATATCCGGAGACTCTAAAACATGGTCCGATATTACAGATTGGTATGACGAATATAGGAACATGTTTTAGAGTCTTCAGACTATTTATTGGTATTCTCATGGATATTAGTTGGACCTCGGTTCAGATATTTCgggttaataaaaaaattgaattcttCAAAAGCTTAATACAAAAATGTTTtagaagttttgattttttttttgttttatatgtaGGTGATAACTAAGTATTGTTCTGAGAGGATAGCGAGGTACGCATTTGAGTATGCGTACCTGAACAACAGGAAGAAAGTGACTGCTGTTCATAAAGCCAACATTATGAAGCTAGCGGATGGGCTCTTCCTTGAATCTTGCAGAGAGGTTGCTAAAGCTTATCCTGGGATTACATACAACGAAATAATTGTAGACAACTGTTGTATGCAGCTTGTGGCTAAGCCTGAGCAGTTTGATGTCATGGTATGCGACTtgaataagcaaaaaaaaaaaaagagtgactGCTTTATCTTTCTTCTATATGGGTAATTACTATTGGCTTGGTCGGTCTTGTTTGTTTTCAGGTGACGCCTAATTTGTATGGTAATCTTATTGCAAACACTGCTGCTGGAATAGCTGGTGGGACTGGTGTGATGCCAGGAGGTTTGTCCATACAAGTCTTAGTTAAAGTTATTtaactttttcttgtttttttctctagAAGATGACATGTTTGGGGTTTGTTTTTTCAGGCAATGTTGGTGCGGAACATGCGATATTCGAGCAAGGAGCATCAGCAGGGAATGTTGGGAATGATAAAATAGTGGAGCAGAAGAAAGCGAACCCGATGGCTCTACTTCTCTCGTCGGCTATGATGCTTAAACATCTCCAGTTTCCTACGTTCGCTGATCGTCTTGAAATTGCAGTGAAACAAGTCATACAAGAAGGCAAATGGCGAACCAAGGATCTCGGTGGAGATTGCACTACTCAGGAAGTTGTTGATGCTGTCATAAAAGCTCTTGACTGAGCTTCTACTTGCTTCGTGCTTGGTGCTTCTCTGTTTTGCGTttgctatttgttttttcttgatTGTTTTTATTCATGCATTTACTTCATTCGACAATGTTCGATCTCTTGTTAAAGCACGAGCTTATAatagttatataataaattcaatAAAGAGAAATACTCTCTGACGCGCTTACCAAGACACTCGTGCTCCGACGCCGGTAGAGCGGGAGCTCGCCGGCGTCGCCTCCGTCCCATCTTCTTTTTCATAGTTTCTCTTGCTCCAAGTCAAAGCTCTCGTTCTGTCACTTATTTCGCCATTACTCAATCATTTATTCTAGATCTGGGGATAACAAAACTGGAGAAGACCTTTGTGGTCTCTGCTCGGGGTTTGGAGACCACCGGACCTGCATCCTTCACCGGGGACTCCTGGAATTGCGGTACAAATACCACCTCTCCCTGCCTCGACCCACAAAAGGGATGGCTCTCTATCTGCAACAGATTTGCAACTCGCTACGCTTGCACAAATGACGCCTCACATCACCTCTTTCCCTTCTCTGAGTTCAACTTTCAGCTGCGCTCCAGATCTGAGAGGACCTCCATGGGTTTCTCCGGATCTGAGCTACTCTCAGATAAAGCTCAAAGCTCAGACATAAAGAACACCTCAAGCCACCGTAGTTCATCAACTTCACGTTACAAACGGGATTCCGTGGGTGGCTGCTCAATCCCTAACCTTCAGATCTTCACGGTCTCCTCTCCTCCATCTTGCGCCACCGTCCTTCACCCCGCCAATGAGGTGTGCCCTAATTCCGCCGCACGCACGCTGCTCGTCGAGTTCAGATCCGTTGAGGGTAATGCTGACATCAGCCCTTCCATTTTCTCTATATGGGCCAGACCCATACCAATTGCAAAAGGTGTCAGCCCATTCTCTATctcaaaatgataattttaatgTGAAGACCAAGCCCAAAGATTTGgctttatttaatagtttttcaATGAGTCTTGGATTCACCGAACCTTTGATCCAAACTATTGTGAACACGATGTCATATCATTCGATTCAGAACTGATCCTTACTTTTGTGGTTGTCAGTGGATTCACCAATACCATCATCTAAGACTTTCTCCATGAGAAGTGTCATCTCTCCTGCTATAAAGCAGATGAAGTTGTCAAAATCTCTAACCGTTTTGTTATCTTGTGGAGAGGTCCGTACGGGGCCTGAAGATGCAACGGATTTCGTTTCGACGATATTTCGAGGTGTAGATTGGCTATCAACGTCACGATTTAATGTGACTAAGTTTCAACTTTCCGGCTTTGCCGTGAACTTTATTTCGACGCATTCGAGCCTTACTCAGAATTCGCTGTCAATTTATCCTAAAGGTTTCTCTACTATTATCATTTATGTTGTATTGTCTCTTGCACTGTTGGTGGAACCAAGATTATTCCTGCTTGAAAACAAGGGCAGATCTGCAGTGCTGGGTACGGGGGCACGTGCCCCCgactaaattataaattattttgttaggAGAGACCATGGTGATATCTGTAGGTCAAATGGTAAAGGTGCCCCTTGTCAATCCTTGTGGACATGGTTCGATgctctctctgttttcttttattgttttcatttttattttggtttacatTTTGTTTCTGTTAACATACTTGTTTTTTTGGCTTATATATTTGACTTTCCCTATTTCCTTTATTCTA
The window above is part of the Brassica napus cultivar Da-Ae chromosome C3, Da-Ae, whole genome shotgun sequence genome. Proteins encoded here:
- the LOC125583761 gene encoding isocitrate dehydrogenase [NAD] regulatory subunit 3, mitochondrial-like is translated as MAKRSVSILTRLLTNPSSPFTAPTRSITYMPRPGDGAPRTVTLIPGDGIGPLVTGAVEQVFEAMHAPVHFERYEVRGHMRKVPEEVMESVKRNKVCLKGGLATPVGGGVSSLNMQLRKELDIFASLVNCINVPGLVTRHEKVDIVVIRENTEGEYAGLEHEVVPGVVESLKVITKYCSERIARYAFEYAYLNNRKKVTAVHKANIMKLADGLFLESCREVAKAYPGITYNEIIVDNCCMQLVAKPEQFDVMVTPNLYGNLIANTAAGIAGGTGVMPGGNVGAEHAIFEQGASAGNVGNDKIVEQKKANPMALLLSSAMMLKHLQFPTFADRLEIAVKQVIQEGKWRTKDLGGDCTTQEVVDAVIKALD